In Acaryochloris sp. CCMEE 5410, one DNA window encodes the following:
- a CDS encoding transposase, whose protein sequence is MFSCTHDGTTSVLAKQWVFNPPSPSTEIRLPTQDANEAAVGKGFEVELGQFWYHPDTQEWVQWHERYLVVYSQSFAAAQIQGLQQRLERAQNALDKLAAKPGKEPEELNLKVEAILKRHRVKEFFCVSLNVETDTQNRYMGPGRPIRNSVKKEVTQIRLHLHIERDTDAIEQAKQLAGWRLYVTNAPISQLPLPQAVLYYREEWLVERGFHRFKRGRLPALPIYFQNQNRIVGLMFLLTLALKAFTLVEFVVRRALQAAEESLAGLYDGNPKRATQRPSTEKLFKAFDQITLYLLPDLTRFITPLSDLQKQILRLMKMPESLYLPHPIQHKT, encoded by the coding sequence TTGTTTTCCTGTACCCATGACGGGACAACATCCGTCCTGGCTAAACAATGGGTGTTCAACCCACCCAGTCCGAGTACAGAGATTCGTCTGCCGACCCAAGATGCGAATGAAGCTGCAGTTGGGAAAGGATTTGAGGTTGAACTCGGTCAGTTTTGGTATCATCCAGACACTCAAGAATGGGTGCAGTGGCATGAACGTTATCTGGTCGTTTACTCCCAGAGTTTTGCGGCAGCGCAGATTCAGGGTCTGCAGCAGCGGCTTGAACGAGCCCAGAACGCACTTGATAAGCTAGCGGCAAAACCAGGCAAAGAGCCAGAGGAACTCAATCTAAAGGTAGAAGCTATTCTCAAACGTCACCGTGTGAAGGAATTCTTCTGCGTATCCCTGAATGTAGAGACGGATACTCAAAACCGTTATATGGGACCGGGTAGACCCATCCGTAACTCAGTGAAAAAGGAGGTTACACAGATCCGACTTCACCTCCACATTGAGCGGGACACTGATGCGATTGAACAAGCCAAGCAATTGGCGGGATGGCGCTTGTATGTCACTAATGCCCCCATCTCTCAACTTCCTCTACCTCAAGCTGTCCTCTACTATCGAGAGGAGTGGCTAGTTGAACGGGGGTTTCATCGCTTCAAGCGGGGGCGGCTACCCGCGTTGCCGATCTATTTTCAAAACCAAAATCGAATTGTCGGTTTGATGTTCTTGCTGACGCTAGCATTAAAAGCATTTACCCTGGTTGAATTTGTTGTGCGGCGCGCATTACAAGCTGCTGAGGAATCCCTAGCAGGGCTCTACGATGGAAATCCTAAGCGAGCGACCCAACGACCTTCTACTGAAAAACTCTTTAAGGCGTTTGACCAAATCACACTCTATTTATTGCCAGACCTGACACGCTTCATAACGCCTCTATCTGATCTTCAAAAGCAGATTCTTCGGCTGATGAAAATGCCAGAATCTCTATACCTGCCACATCCCATACAGCATAAGACTTAA
- a CDS encoding DUF4277 domain-containing protein yields the protein MSDAVQISSERVDDIPLIVEWLKQMQIVEWMDQELKQPHGNRKGLSYGQLSVLLLTYIMTQADHRLCGAESWVTSHRQILELATGWGIGEKDATDDRLARMVEEVGQAEEACRQIEVNLGQHVIRAYELPTEVARADTTSFSVHHRSDESAERVCSVLGTPR from the coding sequence ATGAGTGACGCTGTGCAAATCAGTTCAGAGCGGGTTGATGATATTCCCCTGATCGTCGAATGGCTCAAGCAGATGCAGATTGTCGAATGGATGGATCAAGAACTCAAACAACCTCACGGAAACCGTAAAGGATTGAGCTATGGTCAATTGAGCGTATTGCTGTTGACCTACATCATGACTCAAGCAGATCATCGCTTGTGTGGCGCAGAATCGTGGGTGACATCACACCGTCAGATATTGGAGTTGGCCACTGGTTGGGGCATAGGGGAAAAGGATGCAACCGATGATCGTCTGGCCCGGATGGTGGAAGAAGTTGGCCAAGCGGAAGAAGCTTGTCGCCAGATTGAGGTGAACCTTGGTCAGCATGTGATTCGAGCCTATGAATTACCGACAGAGGTTGCTAGGGCAGATACAACCAGCTTTAGTGTGCATCATCGCTCAGATGAATCTGCTGAGAGAGTCTGCTCCGTTTTGGGTACTCCAAGATAA